From the Papaver somniferum cultivar HN1 chromosome 2, ASM357369v1, whole genome shotgun sequence genome, the window AACCGCGATCCAGCCTACAACCATCCCATAACGTCCCAAGTTAAAGGGTCCTCGAGTGAATGTTTTGTTTCCCAGGGTAATCCTATAGAAGATGGGAATTACATACGATATGTTGATTCCAACTGTTGCTATTGACACCATAGACTGAAATGCCACCAAGCTCAGCAGTGACTGCAAAATTATGAAGAAATGGAAACCTTGGGTCAATAGAAATATGTATAACACACAGTGGTCAGTACCCATGTATGATTTAGTGCGAGAAATCAGACAACATACAGTTAATGCCATGACAAATGATATTGCAACAGAGAGCCAAACTGCATTAATAGGAACTTCATTTTTATTCAATTTATGCCAGACGGATGAATAAGGCATTGCTCCATCTCTTGAGAATGCATATACCATTCTGACATTCGACAAACAGATGAATTACAAAGGTGAGACGAAAACCAGAATACTGAAAAAGAACTGTTAGTTAAATGGGCGCATCTATGAGCTGAATTTTTACCTTGAGTTGTTAGTGATTGTACCCATACCACAGAAAAATATTGCGACAGCAGCAACTCCAAAACAAATGataccaccaactccacttccaTATCTACTTTTAAAAGCTTCGTAAAACAATTGTGCAGCTGCATAACCACCGGCATCATTGTTGGGGTTCACAAGGTGTGGAATGTCGGTGACTGCGAAAGTGATACCAAGTAGATAGCCCCATCCGACAATGAAAGATACTACAATTGCACTAATTATGCCTTTTGGTCCATTTCTGTCTGCACTCTTTGTTTCCTCTACCTTGAAACACAACAAAAAACAAATTCGTAAGAAAATTGAGTTATTCTAGAGAATTGGCCACCTCTAATCGACATAGATACAAGGTGCACAACTTTTTCTATATACGAATTCCAGATCTTATAAActttatttgtctaataaaatttACCAAGTGAACAGATGCATCATAGCCAGCAAGGGTATAACTGCTCATCAGTAGCCCGAGAACAAATATGTACGGTTTGCTCTGAATTCCAACCGCAGTATCAGTGTTGAAGTGAGTTGAGATATATTCGACACTAGCCCGTTTTGGAGCAACAAATGGAATGAGAACCATAAGaagaaaaacacctacaaaaattcCTTCCGAACTTTTAGATAAGCCCTATAcaggaaaactcaaccaatcttgATTTTTCTCATACTTGTATTTTGCACAAAAGAGAATAAGCAGTTACCAATGATATTCCAAGCAGCTGCCACATTCCCCAAAATTGATATGAATTTGATGGGGAGAATGTTTAAGACCCCATGGATGAACAAAATTCCTCCATATATACAAATTAATACGTActtagaagctaaatacccacCACCATTTTTTCCACCTGTGCTAAGGAGAATTATTACTTGAACCATTTGAGCCAGAGAGAAATCCACGCTTGTTGTATTGGCCCACTGCAAGACAATCCATCTGTTAGAATTATAAAAATCATCAATATGAAATTTGTTTTTAGATCCTGAGCTTACCTGGCCAACCATGTTAAACCTGCAGGGATGAAAAAAATGGAATCAAAACGCATCCAACCTCGTTAAAAAGGAGTGGGAGAACAATATTAGGGAAGTTAATTCagtttttctttgaatttgcagacTAGAGAGTACCAGCAAGTCAACCAAGAAGCAAAGGGCGCCCAGCTAGGGCCGGCGAGCTTGGCACTCCAGTAGTAAAGACCACCAGATGTAGGGTAAGATGAGCAAATCTCAGCCATGCTTAAACCAACAAACATTGTGAAGAAACTTGCTATGAGCCAACCATATATCATGCTGATTGGACCACCGTATTGCAGACCCTGACTGTAAAGGGTAGTGATCCCTTGAAGCACTGATACTGTCACGAAACATAATGCAAAGTTGGATATCACCCTGCGCCATAATTATCCAAAACAACTCATATTAAACAGTATCATTTGAAATGTGTTAAAAAAGAAGAACTGGTGAAGAGGACTTACGAAAGACTGCGGTCAAGCTCCTGGTAGTATCCAAGCTGGGCCAAGCGTGATTCCCCTGTATCTATGCGAACATTATCCCCATCCTGAGAAAGATAAGCTTCAGATGGAAATACCGGATCCAAATGTTCCAAAACCATGTTCCACTTTCTTTAGTCTGGCCACTATTTTCTTTTGCATTCATCTCTGGCGACGTggttctcatatatatatatatataggctgATGTATATGTACATGTATATCTCAGACGGGGTACGTCTCCCCTGTCTCTCTTCAATAATAGCGTAGATACAAGGGAAATGATAGCGCTAGATAATTGTTAAAATATATCACCCCATGTGTATATAGCTAATTTTTCCATCCTCAAAACCATTAAAAGTTCGTtacaaaatgaaaaaagaaaaatcctgTTAAAAAAACACTCATAGTTGACAACGTGGAAAACAACATCCtcctatttcttatttctagtgTTAAGTAATGAAATCAAGAGCATGTAAAATTCACCAATAAGTAGCAAAATCTAGCTTTATAGATGAAAGTTTTAAGAGTTAGGTATGTGTTCCATGGTATTGGAATCATTCAAATGGGGATTATTTCAGGGACTGAATTATTGGAGAGTGGTGTATCACAGCCACTTTAGCGTCATAGTAGTTGCATTTTCCCTACTTTTCCACTGACATATGGAGTTTATATATGACATAGACCTCGTTCTAAGTTCTAACCAACTTCTTTTTCTGATACTCTTTGTTCTTGCTGACACACCTAGTTTTATCTTTTGTCATTTTGGGTTTTGACGAAATAATATTTTTCAGAAATTCCGAACAGAAACTTAAAACAAAAAAAGTAAACTGATATAAATGAGAAGATCACATATCAACAATTTATCGACAACGTTAAAGCAAATTACTAAGTTATTGGTTAGACACTGGTGATAAAACCTGACACTGATACCAAATAGTACTCTTATTAAATGAAAGAACAGCTACCATTGAGAGAACACTGAAGTGAAACTTGCTATTCAATTCCTCTTTTCCTCCATAATCTGAGACGGATGTGATATCCCACCCAATTACACAGAGACGTACAGTGTTAGTGATTCAGTATCTATTTCTTATGCTAGTGGCCCAAACTAACATATTTCCTATACAAATGATTTGACTATGCAGAATTATTCCTTCGCTCATTTCCAAAAGAGTTGTGTTACAGTAAAAGTAAATAGAGAAAGAAGGGCATTATAGGATGTGTTTCCTATTTTTTATTGATTTAAATGATGCAGTTGAAAAGATGTTGGCAAGACATTAAAATGGTTTCCAGATGCCTCCCAAATGAAGCAAAATGTAGTTAAAGATATGTACCGTCTGTACAAGATGTTGGCAAGACATTTATGAGTTTCTCACTCCTAATTACGAGGATATAAAAATCAAATTTGTGTGTTCCTACAAGAATTCTAGTGTTTCCAACAACCCATTTTTTCACCATATAAGTTTCTTGATTGCCAGATCATtaaccaccacaacaacaacaacaaatgaaCACAATGCGAAGTTAATTTCATTCACAGAATAGTGGCAGTTACTTTTTCCAACAAATAATCTCTGACTGTCTTAAATTTGACAAACTAAACTAATCATTGTAAatttataaaaaaagaaaagaaaaaaagattcgACAGATTTGTGAAACTGGAGGTAGATTATAAACCAATGTACATGGTTTAGGAAGAACCATCAAGTTGATAGCTGGAAAGTAACTAATTTAACAAATTGGTAATTATTGACTACGCCAACTTCCTTGCAGTACACAGAGATACATCTGTAGAAATTATTTATGAATTTCGATTCAGTAAACCGTTCCTGGGCACTGCATGTTCTACAGGAAGTGACAGTGGACCTCTTCTTAATTGCCCAGGTATCAGAGAATTGGACTCTTTCCTTCTAAATGGCAGGCAACAATATGGATCCTGGTACTCTGAGGACAACAAGGCAGCAAATACACGGCTATACATACCATCAGAAATGCTCAACGTATAGCTGTCACGTACTAATAAAAGCTAAAAACAAACAGAGTCATACATTGCAAATATTTCCAGTGACGAACAAAGATATTTCTCGAGATTGTGTTAGTGTGCATTTGCTCTTTCTGTGCAAATCCCCTTACCAAAACGACGGACATATTTGATGTGTCAACGGAATTCTTTTCCACATGTGCAGGCTGTCGATGTTTTAGAAAAAATTTATATGCTCTTTTCTGAAACTACAGACACATTACTAGCTGCAAAGACTACACATTCTAATTCCATACTGGAAATGAAAAACAACGGTGACATGGTTTATTGTCGACATGGTTCAACACATGCTTTTGGCCAATTAATCACGCCACCAATCATAACATCTCCAAGCTTCCCATCTTCATCAAATAATTCTGCTTCTTTGTCGTATATTTCTTTGACAACTATACCGTAGACATGTTCCATCTGCTGATCAACAGTGTTGTAGCTACCGAAAGCTATGATTCTTCTTTTGAAGTTTGTTATGAAACATGAGCTAGCAGGAAAATTGGACTCAACACATGCTTTTGGCCAATTAATCACGCTGCCGATCATAATATCTCCAAGCCTCCCATCTTTATCAAATAATTCAGCATTTCTGTCAAATATTTCTTCAATAATTAGACTATAGACATGCTCCGCTGGTGGATCAGCAGAGTTGATGCTACCTAGAGCAATGGTTCTTCCTTTGAAGTTTTTAATTAAACATGAAGTAGCAGGCAAGTTGCACGCAGGAGGTGCCAAACACGAAAGACGGGCACGCAAGTTGGATGCAGAAGGTGCCAAATGTGAATGAGCAGGCAAGTTGGACATGGGAGGTGGCAAACGTGAACAAGCAGGCGAGTTAGACACAGGAGGTGCCAAACGTGAACGAGCAGGCGAGTTGGGTACATCAGGTACCAAACGTGAACGACCATGCAAGTTGGATGCTTCAGGTGCCTACATTCATTAAACAAATCATTGGTTACTTTGATTCGGCAACACAAAATCATAAAAGTATGTCAACATGCAGAGATATGATTGAAAGTGAAACAAATCATTGATTAAACAAGAGTTTCCATTGTGTATATATGAACTTTAGTATTGACCACAAAGTACAAAATTAACAATGAAAATTATTATGCAAGACAATGAACTTGGTAGCGCATGCATGAAAAACTTGCATATCTGTCTACTCAATATTACAAACGTGAATCCAAGTACATTTCACTGGAAACGTGAAACCAAGCACCAAcagatacaaaaaagataaagagtaTATGAAATGGAAAGTCTTCCGTAACTACAAATGGAAATTCGGATCAAGGGCTCAATTGACATATTACTGTCTTATCACATGCCAGTATAAAGTGACTTTCCAAGGAAAATGTGTCTGACAAGATGATTAGTGTTTGAAGTTATTGATCCTCCTTGACCAACTTATTAAATTAGAAGTTTTGAACAATAATACTGCAATATATTGATGTTCAAGAATCCACTTACTAATTCCtttgctttctttttttcttccaaaagatATTTCCTAGCTTCTTTTCGTGACCGAATTTCAATTTTTCTAGCTTTCTTTTGTGACCAATTTTCATCTCCAGACCCTTGCGAGTTTGTTATAGGTGGATAAAAAAACTGCAACAAACAGTCAAATCCACCATGAAATTAATGAAAAGAACCAACAATGCTATCAGCGAGAAATTAACCGAGAAATATTACCCAATCTGTTGTTTTGCTATCTACCCGCTGTTTTCCTTGGATAAACCAGCTTTCGGGAAACTCGTGCCTGTATTTGTAAACGGAACCAGATACAATCCGGCTAGATTGTGATTTTCGGACAGTATTTTTTTCGTTAACAATGTTGCTTCCACTGTTGTTAATCTGACTGTTTGGACAAGGAGAAACATAATTCTTCGCAGCCATCTGCAAATGAGAATAGTATAATTGTGAAAGGGTTGAACAAGTAAATGGGTTAAAGAAGGACGAAGATCTTAATTTATCAGAAAAAAAACTTTAGAGAAAGATGAAGAGATTTCACAAAAAATCTAATCTCTCTTCTTCCTCCAGAAGATATTTGATGGCCATTTTTCGGGACAGAATTATATTTATAAAGGAATAGCATGATACGAGTGTACTTGTCCACCTTTCCTATGAACATCATTCTCTAGGTAAGTTATATCAGACTCGAGTATAAGACCTAGTTTAAGAATATCACTTGTGCAATTTTGAATTTCAACTTAGAATAACAAAGAGTCCTTTCTACTTTCTACTGCAGGACTGAATTTTAAATGCAAATTCAATTTGTAAGAATCAACAAATTTTACCTCTGACGCAGATTGATTTGATGGTGTAGAAGTAAAATTTTGTATGTGTGATGCAGATTGATTTGATGGTGCAGAAGTATGATTTGCTAAATGAATATCAGACAGCaaactcttgttttcttgttgtactcTGCGAAGAGTCTCAACAGTTGCCGCCGCCCGAAGCACCTTAGTCCTTGAAATACCTCCTCCCATGCCTCTTACAACACCTCTTGTATCACGTCCACATACCTTACCGAAAGAAAAGAGTCGTTTAAGGTATTTCAACAGTAGAGATGATTGACATTTACAGAATATATACTGAAGTTTTTTATTTCACTAACCAATGCGACAGCATCGTTCTCGATATCTTTTTGACCGTCTGGATTAGTTTCCACAAGCTCTTTAATCAATTTCTGCAAGAACAAAGCAATTCAgatacatatataaactaagaacTAATATCAAATCGTATGACAAAGGAAATGACTAACTTACCATTTTAATATCTGAGATGGAGGACGATTCAGGATCATTTATAGTCTTGGAAAAATGGGTTTCAACGAATATCGCAGATCTGTTAACTTCACCAATTGGACTTTCTTTTTCCTACATTAGATGACAGAAACtagcatttttaattttttagtgAAACAAGATTTGTAAATAAATGGAATACAAAGTTTTTACCAATTCGTATATTTTGCGATAAATTCCTTTCCTTCCACATGATTGTATAAATTCAACAGCTTCTCTAGCTTTCTTACCAGCTGCACGACGTTTCTTATCCTCATCAGTATTGCAGAAATCAACAAAACTTTCCCAATCTTCTCTCTTTTTAATCAGACGCCATGGCATATTCATTTTTCTCTCAGAAACTGTCTCATGTTTGTCCAACTCTACTCGCAGCTGACGCTTCCAATTTTTATAAGATTTGCTAGCCCTTGACAAAATATTAGGTTTATATGTTTCCGGTACGACATACTTAACCTGCAAAAACAATCTGTACATCATGTACTGAGTCTACTGACCATAAAGATTTTAAGTTAACTCGAATAAATTGAATTCACTCACAATAACATCTTTCCATATATTTTCTTTCATGCTGTTTG encodes:
- the LOC113350444 gene encoding uncharacterized protein LOC113350444; amino-acid sequence: MRSKTLEFQKALKQQKPSTTKRQEALENQGLSTTKPCFASFNSGRLANEIVTDAVDERLEAVAPEKQKLAAKNQCFALVDEFVSDAVDESLNAVALEKQSSSATKPFSAFINSRREKQNVTDAVGERLNVIALEKQRSLTIKPCSAFVSRSRENEIVTDPVDVRPNAVDGGSDIKDEDADTLDSCSDIRDGDAEILGDEDLQIVEDQLLPTNSDEDANVLDADGDRYDQIVQDQSLPTDSDEDADILDADGNGEMQIVEDQSLPTNFENLSSKRKREMVRRQVTDPHSESNNVNCTSMPSGKRIPIIFDKYGRPCDVGSEEFASDIGKIVRVHCPPAIESWTKVPNSMKENIWKDVIVKYVVPETYKPNILSRASKSYKNWKRQLRVELDKHETVSERKMNMPWRLIKKREDWESFVDFCNTDEDKKRRAAGKKAREAVEFIQSCGRKGIYRKIYELEKESPIGEVNRSAIFVETHFSKTINDPESSSISDIKMKLIKELVETNPDGQKDIENDAVALVCGRDTRGVVRGMGGGISRTKVLRAAATVETLRRVQQENKSLLSDIHLANHTSAPSNQSASHIQNFTSTPSNQSASEMAAKNYVSPCPNSQINNSGSNIVNEKNTVRKSQSSRIVSGSVYKYRHEFPESWFIQGKQRVDSKTTDWFFYPPITNSQGSGDENWSQKKARKIEIRSRKEARKYLLEEKKKAKELAPEASNLHGRSRLVPDVPNSPARSRLAPPVSNSPACSRLPPPMSNLPAHSHLAPSASNLRARLSCLAPPACNLPATSCLIKNFKGRTIALGSINSADPPAEHVYSLIIEEIFDRNAELFDKDGRLGDIMIGSVINWPKACVESNFPASSCFITNFKRRIIAFGSYNTVDQQMEHVYGIVVKEIYDKEAELFDEDGKLGDVMIGGVINWPKACVEPCRQ
- the LOC113354514 gene encoding amino-acid permease BAT1 homolog isoform X2, translated to MVLEHLDPVFPSEAYLSQDGDNVRIDTGESRLAQLGYYQELDRSLSVISNFALCFVTVSVLQGITTLYSQGLQYGGPISMIYGWLIASFFTMFVGLSMAEICSSYPTSGGLYYWSAKLAGPSWAPFASWLTCWFNMVGQWANTTSVDFSLAQMVQVIILLSTGGKNGGVFLLMVLIPFVAPKRASVEYISTHFNTDTAVGIQSKPYIFVLGLLMSSYTLAGYDASVHLVEETKSADRNGPKGIISAIVVSFIVGWGYLLGITFAVTDIPHLVNPNNDAGGYAAAQLFYEAFKSRYGSGVGGIICFGVAAVAIFFCGMGTITNNSRMVYAFSRDGAMPYSSVWHKLNKNEVPINAVWLSVAISFVMALTSLLSLVAFQSMVSIATVGINISYVIPIFYRITLGNKTFTRGPFNLGRYGMVVGWIAVMWVAAMTVLFSLPVAYPITRDTFNYTPAAIGGLLILVVSWWVLDARHWFKGPITNIDTTMRTN
- the LOC113354514 gene encoding amino-acid permease BAT1 homolog isoform X1, which gives rise to MVLEHLDPVFPSEAYLSQDGDNVRIDTGESRLAQLGYYQELDRSLSVISNFALCFVTVSVLQGITTLYSQGLQYGGPISMIYGWLIASFFTMFVGLSMAEICSSYPTSGGLYYWSAKLAGPSWAPFASWLTCWFNMVGQWANTTSVDFSLAQMVQVIILLSTGGKNGGGYLASKYVLICIYGGILFIHGVLNILPIKFISILGNVAAAWNIIGVFLLMVLIPFVAPKRASVEYISTHFNTDTAVGIQSKPYIFVLGLLMSSYTLAGYDASVHLVEETKSADRNGPKGIISAIVVSFIVGWGYLLGITFAVTDIPHLVNPNNDAGGYAAAQLFYEAFKSRYGSGVGGIICFGVAAVAIFFCGMGTITNNSRMVYAFSRDGAMPYSSVWHKLNKNEVPINAVWLSVAISFVMALTSLLSLVAFQSMVSIATVGINISYVIPIFYRITLGNKTFTRGPFNLGRYGMVVGWIAVMWVAAMTVLFSLPVAYPITRDTFNYTPAAIGGLLILVVSWWVLDARHWFKGPITNIDTTMRTN